The Streptomyces sp. B3I8 nucleotide sequence GCTGCTCGGAGGACTCCTTGGTCTTCGTCTTCACGTTGAACTGGTACTTGTCGCCCTCGAGCTTCGTCGTGGCCTCGTCGAGGTCGTCGCCGACCACGCTCGGCACCGCCACCTTGGGCGCGCCCGTGGAGACCACCACGTCGATGGTGTCGCCCTTCTTGGCGTCCGACTTGGGGTCCGGGCTCTGCGAGCAGATGTTGCCCTTGGGCTGGTCGTCGCAGGGTTTCTTGGTGGTGGCCAGCTTCAGATCGGTGTTGTCGGCCTGCCGCCGGGCGTCACCGAGCGTCTGCCCGACGAAGTTCGGAACGGTCACGCTGTCGTCGTTCGCGCCGTCACCGGTGAACAGGTACTTGCCGATGAGGATCGCGCCGATCAGCACCAGCACACCGGCCACGACCAGCAGGATCGTCGAGGTGTTCGACTTCTTCTGGCGGCGCCGGTCGGGGCGGTCGTCGTAGCCGTAGCCGCCGTCGTCCGGGTTGACCGGCGGCAGCATCGTCGTCGCGGGGGCCTGGTCCGTGCGCAGGGCGGTGGTGGCCTGGTCGTCGCCGTAGCCGGCGTAGCCGACCGAGCCCATCGTGGCGGTGGCCGCGACGGGCTGGCCGTCGAGGCAGGCCTCGATGTCGGCGCGCATCTCGTCGGCCGACTGGTAGCGGTAGTCGGGGTCCTTCATCAGGGCCCGCAGCACGATCGCGTCCATCTCGGGCGTGATCTCGGGGTCGAAGACGCTCGGCGCCTGCGGCTCCTCGCGCACGTGCTGGTAGGCGACCGCGACCGGGGAGTCGCCGACGAACGGCGGACGGACCGTGAGCAGCTCGTAGAGCAGACAGCCGGTGGAGTACAGGTCGGAGCGCGCGTCGACCTGCTCGCCCTTGGCCTGCTCCGGGGAGAGGTACTGGGCGGTGCCGATGACGGCCGCGGTCTGCGTCATCGTCATGCCGGAGTCGCCCATCGCGCGGGCGATGCCGAAGTCCATCACCTTGACCTGGCCGGTCCGGGTGAGCATGACGTTGGCGGGCTTGATGTCGCGGTGCACGATGCCGTTGCGGTGGGCGTACTCCAGGCCCTGGAGGATGCCGATGGTCATCTCCATGGACCGCTCGGGCAGCAGCTTGCGCCCGCTGTGCAGCAGTTCACGCAGGGTCGAACCGTCGACGTACTCCATGACGATGTACGGGATCGAGACCTGGTCGACGTAGTCCTCGCCCGTGTCGTAGACCGCGACGATCGCGGGATGGTTGAGCGAGGCGGCCGACTGGGCCTCCCGGCGGAACCGGGCCTGGAACGACGGATCGCGCGCGAGGTCCGCCCGCAGCGTCTTCACCGCCACGGTGCGGCCGAGCCGGGTGTCGTGCGCGAGGTAGACCTCGGCCATGCCACCACGGCCGAGCACCTGGCCCAGCTCGTACCGGCCGCCGAGGCGACGCGGCTCTTCCATGGTTACCTACCAGCCCTCTCCGTCGGTCCCGACCACACCCGCGTGCGGTGAGGCGGTGTGCTGCCGGGCCTACGGTACCCGGCTCGCTCTGTGTGACCTGGCCACTCCCGGCACCCGATACCGGACCGGTATCGCAACGTGCGCCGATGTGAAGGGGACGTGACGGGGGTCACTTCTTGCTGTTGATGACCGCCTGCATCACATTCTTCGCGATCGGCGCGGCCAGACCGCCACCGGAGATGTCGTCACGGTTGGCGTCCTCGTCCTCGACCACGACGGCCACGGCGACCGGCTTGCTGCCGTCGGGCATCTTGGCGTACGAGATGAACCAGGCGTACGGCTTCTCGCTGTTGTCGACGCCGTGCTGCGCGGTACCGGTCTTGCCGCCGACGGTGGCGCCGTCGATCTTCGCGTTGGTGCCGGTGCCCTTCTCGACGACGGTCTCCATCATCGACTGCAGGACCTGGGCGTTCTTCTCGCTGAGCGGCCGGCTCATCTCCTCCGGGTCGGTCTGCGACATCACGTCCAGGTTGGGCGCCTGCAGCTTGTCGACCATGTACGGCTTCATCAGCTTGCCGTCGTTGGCGACCGCGGAGGCGACCATGGCCATCTGCAGCGGGGTCGCGGCCGTCTCGAACTGGCCGATCGAGCTGAGCGCGGTCTGCGGCCGGTCCATCTTGGTGGGGAAGACGGAGGCGTTGGAGCGGGTCGGCGTGAACTGCTCCTCGTTGAAGCCGAACTTCTCGGCCTCGCTCGCCATCTTGTCCTTGCCGAGGTCGACACCGATCTTGCCGAAGACGGTGTTGCAGGAGTACTGCAGCGCGACGCGCATGGTGGCGTCCTTGCAGGGGATGCTGCCCTCGTTCTTCAGCTCGGTCCTGGTGTCCGGCAGGGTGTACGGCAGCGGCGAGTCGGTCTTCTGGTCCGCGGAGTCGTACAGCCCGTTCTCCAGCGCGGCGGCGGCGGTGACCACCTTGAAGGTCGAACCCGGCGGGTAGGTCTCGCGCAGCGCCCGGTTGAGCATCGGCTCGGCCGGGTTGTTCTTCTTCAGCAGCTTGCTCCACGCCTTGCTGTCGGAGTCGCGGTTGCCGGCGAAGGACGAGGGGTCGTACGACGGGTAGGACGCCAGGGCGAGGATCGCGCCGGTCTCCGGGTCCAGGGCGACGGCGGCGCCCTTGCCGCCGACCTTCGAGAGGCCCTGGTAGGCGGCCTTCTGCGCGGCGGCGTTGAGGGTGGTGACGACGTTGCCGCCCTGCTTCTTCTTGCCCGTGATCATGTCGAGCGTGTTGCGGAAGAAGAGCCGGTCGTCGTCGCCGGTGAGCCAGTCGTCGTCGATGGACTCCAGCTGCGTGGCGCCGAACGCCTGCGAGGCGAAGCCGGTCACGGGCGACCACATGGCGCCGTTCTTGTACGTGCGCTTGTACTCGAAGTCGTTGTAGCTGTCCCCCGAGGTCTTGGCCGACCCGGTGATCGGGGAGCCCCCGACGATGATGTTGCCGCGCGGGGTGGCGTACCGGGCAATGGCCACCCGGCGGTTGAGGGTGTCGTCCTTGAGGCTGTCGGCCTTGACGTACTGGAGCCAGTTGTCGCGGAGAAGCAGCGTGAGGATCAGCAACCCGCAGAAGATCGCGATACGGCGCAGGGGCTTGTTCACGGGCGGACCACCTGGGTCATCTCGGCGTCGGGGTTGGGGGCGGGGGCCGGGGCCGGGCGGCGCGCGGTGTCGCTGATGCGCAGCAGGATGCCGATCAGGGCCCAGTTGGCGATGACGGAGGAACCTCCGTAGGCCAGGAAGGGCATCGTCATACCGGTCAGCGGGATGAGCCCCATGACACCGCCGGCGACGACGAAGACCTGCAGCGCGAAGGCGCCGGACAGGCCGACGGCGAGCAGCTTGCCGAACGGGTCGCGGGCGGCCAGGGCGGTCCGCACGCCGCGCTCCACGATCAGCCCGTAGAGCAGCAGGATCGCCATGAGGCCGGCCAGCCCCATCTCCTCGCCGAAGGTGGCGAGGATGAAGTCGGAGTTGGCGGCGAACTTGATCAGGTCCGAGTTGCCCTGGCCGAGCCCGGTGCCCAGCGTGCCGCCGGAGCCGAAGGCCCACAGGGCCTCCATGGACTGCTCGGAGTGGCCGACCACGCCCTGCTGGCTGAGCTTGTACTCGTGCAGCGGGTTCAGCCAGGCCTGGACGCGCTGCTGGACGTGCGGCTCGAAGGAGGCGACGCCGACCGCGCCGACGGCGGACATCAGCAGGCCGAAGACGATCCAGCTGGTGCGCTCGGTGGCCACGTACAGCATGACGACGAACATGCCGAAGAACAGCAGCGAGGAACCGAGGTCGGTCTCGAAGACCAGGACCAGGATGGAGATGATCCAGACGACGACGATCGGGCCGAGGTCACGGCCGCGGGGCAGGTACAGGCCCATGAAACGGCGGCTGGCCAGGGCGAGCGCGTCCCGCTTCACCATCAGGTAGCCGGCGAAGAAGATCGACAGCACGATCTTGGCGAACTCGCCGGGCTGGAGGGTGCCCAGGCCCGGGATGGAGATCCAGATCTTCGCGCCGTAGACGTTGGCGCCGAGGCCCGGGACGAGCGGCAGCACCAGCAGGACCAGCGCGCCCACCATGGAGATGTAGGTGTAGCGCTGCAGGACGCGGTGGTCCTTGAGGAAGACCAGCACGGCCACGAACAGGGCGATGCCCAGGGCCGTGTAGAGGAGCTGTCTGGGGGCCGCGGACACGAAGGTGGGCAGTGCCTGCAGCCGCTTGGACTGGTCCAGACGCCAGATGACGACCAGGCCGAGCCCGTTGAGGAGCGTGGCCACCGGCAGCATCAGCGGGTCCGCGTACGGGGCGAACTTGCGCACCGCCAGATGGCCGACGCCGGCCAGCAGACCGAGGCCGAGGCCGTAGGCGAGCAGGCCGGGCGGCACCTGGTCGTTGATGGCGAGACCGACGTTGGCGTAGGCGAACACCGGGATGGCGACCGCGAACAGCAGCAGCGCCAGTTCGGTGTTGCGGCGGCTCGGCGTGCCGATCGAGCCGATCGTGGACGTGTGGTGCGTCGACGTGTTGGTAGTACTGCTCATCGTGTGACAGGGCCCCTCACGGCTTGCCTACTGCTTACCGCACAGCGAGACGACCTTCTGCTCCTCCGCCGAGAGGCTGGGGCCGGGGTTGGCAGTGGGTGTGGTCTTGGACTTGTCCGACGACGCGGTGCTCGACGGATCGGGCGAGGCGTTGGACGCCGGAGAGTGCGTGCTGGTTCCCTTGCTGCCGTCGGTTCCCTTGTCGCTGTCGGGCTTGGTCTTGTTCTTGCTCTCGGCGTCCTCGCGCGCGGCCTGCTTCTCGCACGCCGTGGCCTGGACCGCCAGCTCGTCGATCTTCGAACGGGCGTCCGACAGACCGCCTTCGGCGATCGTCGCCTTCACCTGCGTCTGCTGGTACGGCGGCAGGTACTTGAGTTCGATCTCGGGGTGGTCCTTGTTCACCTTGGACAGGTTCACCCAGGCGAGGTCCTGGCTGATGCCGCGGTACAGCGCCACGTGGTCGCCGTTGGCGCCGACGTAGTACTGCGTCTGCGTCCAGCGGTAGCCGCCGTACGCGCTGCCGCCGAGCACGGCGAGCACCAGCAGGGAGTAGACGCTCCGCTTGAGCCACCTGCGGCCCTTGCGGGGCTTCTCGAAGTCCTCGTCGCTGTAGTCGCCGAAGCTGCCCGCGGGCACGTAGCCGGTGGTGTCGCCGCTGCCGGGCGGGCCGAACTCGCCGCCGCCCTGGCCCCTGCCCTGCCTGCCCAGACCGGCGGCGCGGCCGGCGGGGGTCTGCATCATGCCGTTGTCCTGCGCGTTGGCCTGGTTCTCGGCGACGGCGCCGACCACGACCGGCGTGTCCGAGAGCTGCCCGGCGAGGGTGTCGCCCGCGTCCAGGTCGAGGACGTCGGCGATGATCACGGTGATGTTGTCGGGGCCGCCGCCGCGCAGCGCGAGCTGGATCAGCTCCTGCACGGTCTCCTGAGGGCCCTGGTAGCTGGCGAGGGTGTCCTCCATCGTCTGGTGCGAGACGACGCCGGACAGCCCGTCGGAGCAGATCAGATAGCGGTCGCCGGCCCGCACCTCACGGACGGACAGGTCCGGCTCGACGTGCTCGCTGCTGCCCAGCGCACGCATCAGCAGCGACCGCTGCGGGTGCGTGGTCGCCTCCTCCTCGGTGATGCGGCCCTCGTCGACCAGGCGCTGCACCCAGGTGTGGTCCTGCGTGATCTGGGTCAGCACGCCGTCGCGCAGCAGGTAGGCGCGGGAGTCGCCGACGTGCACCATGCCGAGCCGCTGCCCGGTCCACAGCAGCGCGGTCAGCGTGGTGCCCATGCCCTCGAGCTGGGGGTCCTCCTCGACCATGGCGCGCAGCTGGTCGTTGGCGCGCTGCACATAGGTGCCCAGCGAGGTGAGGATGTCCGAGCCGGGGACGTCGTCGTCCAGGGCGACGATGGTGGAGATCACCTCGGAGGAGGCGACCTCGCCGGCGGCCTGGCCGCCCATGCCGTCCGCGATGGCGAGCAGGCGGGGACCGGCGTATCCGGAGTCCTCGTTGCCCTCCCGGATCATGCCCTTGTGCGATCCGGCGGCGAAGCGCAGTGACAGACTCATGCGCACCTCACCCGTCGGCTCCGGGTACATCCGCACTGTGCCCACCCTCCGGTCGGGAGCGCGCCGGGGACCGGTTCGCGGCCCGCCCCCGCACGCTCGCTCGGCTCGCGCTCATTCATGACGTAGCACTACTTCCGCAGCTCGATGACGGTCTTGCCGATGCGGATCGGCGCGCCCAGCGGAATCGGTGTGGGAGTCGTCAGCCGGGTCCGGTCGAGATAGGTGCCGTTGGTGGAGCCCAGGTCCTCGACGATCCACTGGCCGTCCCGGTCCGGGTAGATCCTCGCGTGCCGGCTGGAGGCGTAGTCGTCGTCCAGCACGATCGTGGAGTCGTGTGCCCGGCCGAGGGTGATGGTCTGCCCCTGGAGGGCGACCGTGGTGCCCGTGAGGGTGCCCTCGGAGACGACCAGCTTGGTCGGGGCGCCGCGGCGCTGTCGGCCGCCGCCGCCCGACTGCTGGCGCTGCGGCGGAGGTGCCGCCGCCTGGCGCTGGGCCTGTTGCTGCGGCTGGCGCCCGGCCTCCCGGCGCGACCCCCGCTGGGTGACGCGCGTACCGAACAGGTCGCTGCGGATGACCTGCACGGCCACGATCACGAACAGCCACAGTACGGCCAGGAAACCCAGCCGCATGACCGTGAGGGTCAGCTCTGACATTGCCCCCGCTTCACCCTTCGGCTTGCCGGTAAATGATGGTGGTGCTGCCCACGACGATCCGCGAGCCGTCGCGGAGCGTAGCGCGGGTGGTGTGCTGTCCGTCCACCACGATGCCGTTGGTGGACCCGAGATCCTGGATCGTCGAGGGCGTTCCGGT carries:
- the pknB gene encoding Stk1 family PASTA domain-containing Ser/Thr kinase; its protein translation is MEEPRRLGGRYELGQVLGRGGMAEVYLAHDTRLGRTVAVKTLRADLARDPSFQARFRREAQSAASLNHPAIVAVYDTGEDYVDQVSIPYIVMEYVDGSTLRELLHSGRKLLPERSMEMTIGILQGLEYAHRNGIVHRDIKPANVMLTRTGQVKVMDFGIARAMGDSGMTMTQTAAVIGTAQYLSPEQAKGEQVDARSDLYSTGCLLYELLTVRPPFVGDSPVAVAYQHVREEPQAPSVFDPEITPEMDAIVLRALMKDPDYRYQSADEMRADIEACLDGQPVAATATMGSVGYAGYGDDQATTALRTDQAPATTMLPPVNPDDGGYGYDDRPDRRRQKKSNTSTILLVVAGVLVLIGAILIGKYLFTGDGANDDSVTVPNFVGQTLGDARRQADNTDLKLATTKKPCDDQPKGNICSQSPDPKSDAKKGDTIDVVVSTGAPKVAVPSVVGDDLDEATTKLEGDKYQFNVKTKTKESSEQPNTVLDQDPALGTEVQKGSTITLTVAKAESKSTVPDVTGQSCDAAKQQLQDNDLTGNCTEVDTDDPSKVGKVIQTSPQAGSQADKGSTVTVQIGKAKKQEQVQVPNILGKKLRDAKAALQGAGLTVGTVTGSQDDNSFVFQSDPGQGNTVDKGSVVNLTTAGGGGGGGNNGGGDNGGGNGGFFGGATGTAFRTED
- a CDS encoding penicillin-binding protein 2; amino-acid sequence: MNKPLRRIAIFCGLLILTLLLRDNWLQYVKADSLKDDTLNRRVAIARYATPRGNIIVGGSPITGSAKTSGDSYNDFEYKRTYKNGAMWSPVTGFASQAFGATQLESIDDDWLTGDDDRLFFRNTLDMITGKKKQGGNVVTTLNAAAQKAAYQGLSKVGGKGAAVALDPETGAILALASYPSYDPSSFAGNRDSDSKAWSKLLKKNNPAEPMLNRALRETYPPGSTFKVVTAAAALENGLYDSADQKTDSPLPYTLPDTRTELKNEGSIPCKDATMRVALQYSCNTVFGKIGVDLGKDKMASEAEKFGFNEEQFTPTRSNASVFPTKMDRPQTALSSIGQFETAATPLQMAMVASAVANDGKLMKPYMVDKLQAPNLDVMSQTDPEEMSRPLSEKNAQVLQSMMETVVEKGTGTNAKIDGATVGGKTGTAQHGVDNSEKPYAWFISYAKMPDGSKPVAVAVVVEDEDANRDDISGGGLAAPIAKNVMQAVINSKK
- a CDS encoding FtsW/RodA/SpoVE family cell cycle protein — translated: MSSTTNTSTHHTSTIGSIGTPSRRNTELALLLFAVAIPVFAYANVGLAINDQVPPGLLAYGLGLGLLAGVGHLAVRKFAPYADPLMLPVATLLNGLGLVVIWRLDQSKRLQALPTFVSAAPRQLLYTALGIALFVAVLVFLKDHRVLQRYTYISMVGALVLLVLPLVPGLGANVYGAKIWISIPGLGTLQPGEFAKIVLSIFFAGYLMVKRDALALASRRFMGLYLPRGRDLGPIVVVWIISILVLVFETDLGSSLLFFGMFVVMLYVATERTSWIVFGLLMSAVGAVGVASFEPHVQQRVQAWLNPLHEYKLSQQGVVGHSEQSMEALWAFGSGGTLGTGLGQGNSDLIKFAANSDFILATFGEEMGLAGLMAILLLYGLIVERGVRTALAARDPFGKLLAVGLSGAFALQVFVVAGGVMGLIPLTGMTMPFLAYGGSSVIANWALIGILLRISDTARRPAPAPAPNPDAEMTQVVRP
- a CDS encoding Stp1/IreP family PP2C-type Ser/Thr phosphatase encodes the protein MSLSLRFAAGSHKGMIREGNEDSGYAGPRLLAIADGMGGQAAGEVASSEVISTIVALDDDVPGSDILTSLGTYVQRANDQLRAMVEEDPQLEGMGTTLTALLWTGQRLGMVHVGDSRAYLLRDGVLTQITQDHTWVQRLVDEGRITEEEATTHPQRSLLMRALGSSEHVEPDLSVREVRAGDRYLICSDGLSGVVSHQTMEDTLASYQGPQETVQELIQLALRGGGPDNITVIIADVLDLDAGDTLAGQLSDTPVVVGAVAENQANAQDNGMMQTPAGRAAGLGRQGRGQGGGEFGPPGSGDTTGYVPAGSFGDYSDEDFEKPRKGRRWLKRSVYSLLVLAVLGGSAYGGYRWTQTQYYVGANGDHVALYRGISQDLAWVNLSKVNKDHPEIELKYLPPYQQTQVKATIAEGGLSDARSKIDELAVQATACEKQAAREDAESKNKTKPDSDKGTDGSKGTSTHSPASNASPDPSSTASSDKSKTTPTANPGPSLSAEEQKVVSLCGKQ
- a CDS encoding FHA domain-containing protein, translated to MSELTLTVMRLGFLAVLWLFVIVAVQVIRSDLFGTRVTQRGSRREAGRQPQQQAQRQAAAPPPQRQQSGGGGRQRRGAPTKLVVSEGTLTGTTVALQGQTITLGRAHDSTIVLDDDYASSRHARIYPDRDGQWIVEDLGSTNGTYLDRTRLTTPTPIPLGAPIRIGKTVIELRK